From Bermanella sp. WJH001:
CCACTGCTTTATATCCTTTGGGGGCAAATGCCACATCCAGCACCTGAGTTGTCTTATTCACCCAACCACTTCGCGCGGATAGCTGCCAAGTTCTTAATTTTTCGGCTTTCTTCACATCCCATAAAACAATAAAACCACTTGAGCTGCCGGTTAATAATTTTGAACCATCTTGGCTAAAGCGAGCACTTAGATAATAACCATGATCCTGTGGCAATTTCGCCAACTCTTTTCCAGTATTTAAATCCCATAGAATGCTGTCATCTCGATGGCTAGCAGCAAACCCCATACGGCCGTCTTGTGTCAAAGCTACAACTTTAATTTGGTTGCTAAGTTCCCATGTGTAAATTGCCTTACCTGTCGCTAGGTCCCAAACTTTGACCATGGAGTCATCACCACCTGTCATACCCCATTTTTGGTCGCGACTCATACTCACGGTTTGCACAATGCCTTCATGGGGCATTCTTAATTTCACCCCGCCATTTTGTATATCAAATAATACGGCTTCGTAGTTATCTAATCCCAACAGAGCAAACTGACCATTATTACTTAAAGACATGTCTTCAATATTGGCTGGGGCTTCCCATAACCAAAATGCTTCTCCGGTTTTTGCATTCCATAACACAATTTTTCGATGTTCAGCGGTACTGGCATAAGTATCATTATCACTTATGGCGCACGATAAAATCCCTGTTAAGGTTTCCGCTTTATGGTTCCAGTCAAACAGACGCTCTGGCGGATCAACTTGCCAATAACTACCACCATGATGAATGGAACCTACTAATACATGATCACCCTTTAAGGACAAGCAAGCACTGTAAACACCTTGCACGGCGACTTCGGATTGCTTAGAGGGACTATCGCCACTTGAGCAAGCAGTTAATAACAATAGTGCAGAAAGGAGTGTGATTATCAATTTCATAAACGGTATCCCTACGTGATACTTAGAGTGTAGGCGAGTATGAAATTTTTGGCAGATTTGAAAGACTGGGAGAGGGGATTGAGTGTGACAAAAGGCGCTTTTGACGCCTTTTGGCTATTTAGCAAATACCCGCTAAATCATTATGCTATCATTTCTTTATGAACATTATGCAACGCTTCAATTAACTCATCTTCTAGTTCAAAGCGCTCTTCAAGTAACTCGCCCAACTCAGATAAATCTTTTGGTAGGTCTGTTAGTTTTTCAATGCATTGCTCAGCACTGTCATAATCGTCATTAAACTCGACGCATTTAACCGTAATTTCTTCTAGACGTGGATAATGGTGCTTAGCTAATTCAATACCACCATCATTAAACTCTTTCGCTTCACGAACTAATTGCTCATAGACTTCAAAATGACCGGCACTGCAATAATCCATCAACACTTGGCAAAACGCTTGAACCTTAATTGATAATGGGGTTTCTCGCGGGCTATAGGGTTTCAAACCTTTAATGGCACAATACAAGACTAATAACTCTTGGCGTTCATTCAACCAACGATCAATTAATGAATGCACACCACCCCAACGTTCTTTTGCATCTTTGCAACTTTCTAGCATGGCCAATCCTCTTGCTTATACTTATGGTCTAAGGTCCAGTCCCTTCAATATAGGCACTGGTTTTGACCGCTGCAAGCTCAATTTTTTCGATATTTTTAATGCTTGAGCCTGCTTCGTTTTTGCAATAGTATCGCTTGGAAGCGTATTTTTTCTTGCATTCAAGAATGGCGTTTTTCTGCTACTTTCTTGTGTTTTTTATCATTAAAAACGCACTGACAACTGCGAATCCCACAAACCAAACTAACACCCATTGCGGCATGGATAATCCTAAAAATGCCCAATGCGAATCAGCACAATTCCCATTACCTCTTAACATTACGCTTAGCACTTCGGCCCAAGGTAACGTATCCACCATATATTCTAAGCTTGGCCCACAAGTAGGCACTTGATCTGCAGGCAAGCTCTGTATCCAAACATGTCGCCCCGCTACGCCCATTCCCAAGAATGCACTTAACAACATAAACACCGCGCTCATCAATCGCGCTATTTGATTATGCGCAAGTAAAAAACCCAACAACCCTGCAAAACCCACAAGTAATACCGCAATGCGCTGCATGATGCATAACGGACATGGGTCCATATACAAAACATATTCAAAATAATACGCACTAACTAATAACGCAGCACAGGAAACAAATACGGCCAGAGAAATCATGCGATTAGATATGGAAAACATAAACACCTTTAATTAACAGACCAAGAACAAAGAGCAATTTAATAGACACAAGTTTATGGGTTTGGTTGCAGCAAGAGAGCAAAGCTGTTCTATGCTAAATAGATAAAACGCAAAAGGAACCCCATATGAAATCCGTTTACCTCTTAATTGTAATGGCTTTATTGACTATTAGCAGCTTTGTTTATGCCGCCGATGCCCCACCAGCGGGTAACACCACCCAATATGTTCACTTACAACCAGCGTTTGTTTTAAATTATGACGACAATACCACGGGGCGATTAAAGTATATTCGTACCGATGTTGCGTTAAGGGTCGTTGGCGCAGAGGCCGCCGGTAAGGTCAATCATCACCAAGCCTATATCCGTAACCAGCTGGTATTGCTGCTCAGCCAACAAAACGAGGCGACCATTAATAATCCACAAGCCCGCGAGAAATTGCGTCAAGTGGCACTGGATGAGATTCGAGCATTGCTAACCGAGCTTGAAGGCAAGCCGTATATTGAGGATTTATACTTTCAGAATTTTGTGGCTCAGAATTAGCCAGGTAGATTTTTCAAATACAAAAAAGGCCATGTAATCATGGCCTTTTTTATAGGGACTGCTTGAGTGAGGCAGCATGCTTAATATCAAATTGCTCTTTACCGTCT
This genomic window contains:
- the rsd gene encoding sigma D regulator, whose product is MLESCKDAKERWGGVHSLIDRWLNERQELLVLYCAIKGLKPYSPRETPLSIKVQAFCQVLMDYCSAGHFEVYEQLVREAKEFNDGGIELAKHHYPRLEEITVKCVEFNDDYDSAEQCIEKLTDLPKDLSELGELLEERFELEDELIEALHNVHKEMIA
- a CDS encoding disulfide bond formation protein B, translated to MFSISNRMISLAVFVSCAALLVSAYYFEYVLYMDPCPLCIMQRIAVLLVGFAGLLGFLLAHNQIARLMSAVFMLLSAFLGMGVAGRHVWIQSLPADQVPTCGPSLEYMVDTLPWAEVLSVMLRGNGNCADSHWAFLGLSMPQWVLVWFVGFAVVSAFLMIKNTRK
- a CDS encoding flagellar basal body-associated FliL family protein; amino-acid sequence: MKSVYLLIVMALLTISSFVYAADAPPAGNTTQYVHLQPAFVLNYDDNTTGRLKYIRTDVALRVVGAEAAGKVNHHQAYIRNQLVLLLSQQNEATINNPQAREKLRQVALDEIRALLTELEGKPYIEDLYFQNFVAQN